Proteins from one Deinococcus actinosclerus genomic window:
- a CDS encoding CBS and ACT domain-containing protein, with protein MLVRDWMTRNPVTVTPDTPVMDALKILKEGGFRRLPVLDGHGRLVGITTRKDLKDAMPSKATTLSVWELNYLLSKLTVDEMMARPVITAAEGEYMEDAALRMQEHHVGGLPVLNDAGQLSGIITTMDILRAFTGILGMREGGHRLTLDMPDVPGSLEKATHAILPSNIISVATFGGENGRRRFVMRVSGEGVRDVRDRVRAAGIDVVD; from the coding sequence ATGCTCGTTCGCGACTGGATGACCCGGAACCCGGTGACCGTCACCCCCGACACGCCCGTGATGGACGCCCTGAAGATCCTCAAGGAGGGCGGTTTCCGCCGCCTGCCGGTGCTCGACGGGCACGGGCGGCTGGTGGGCATCACGACCCGCAAGGACCTCAAGGACGCCATGCCCAGCAAGGCCACGACCCTCAGCGTGTGGGAACTGAACTACCTGCTCAGCAAGCTGACCGTGGACGAGATGATGGCCCGACCGGTCATCACCGCCGCCGAGGGCGAGTACATGGAAGACGCCGCGCTGCGCATGCAGGAGCATCACGTGGGCGGCCTGCCGGTGCTGAACGACGCGGGGCAGCTCAGCGGGATCATCACGACCATGGACATCCTGCGGGCGTTCACGGGCATCCTCGGCATGCGCGAGGGCGGACACCGCCTGACCCTGGACATGCCGGACGTGCCGGGCAGCCTGGAAAAGGCCACGCACGCGATCCTGCCGAGCAACATCATCAGTGTCGCGACCTTCGGCGGGGAGAACGGCCGCCGCCGCTTCGTGATGCGCGTCAGTGGCGAGGGCGTGCGCGACGTGCGCGACCGCGTGCGCGCGGCGGGCATCGACGTGGTCGACTGA